Proteins from a single region of Candidatus Binatia bacterium:
- a CDS encoding S8 family serine peptidase has translation MRFTIIAAAAALAALTACTKSTSVLPLASSASCRPHTQRAVSTVSQTASTVPQYPMAAPTRATAAQLGLWPREGPSLRVCGDVGKGFARCQAWLRTDIQREIQPDTPGGYAPSDLQTAYGLIAASKNDGDGQTVAIVDAYDDPNAASDLSVYRSRYGLPACPADNGCFSQQKYTSQTNAGWAGEESVDVDMVSAICPNCKILLVEAASASIGDLTTAERYATAHADYVSNSWSGNEGTTTYDGDYRANCGAIVAATGDAGHDATAQWPAILPRVIGVGGTSLTSISPRAETAWLRAGSGCSKIYAKPGFQAGSNTGCAMRAEADASADADPRTGVAVYDTFHHGGWLVFGGTSVATPIVASVFALAGNDAGDPVANLYSHASSLNDVTSGSDGACGAPLCVAGPGWDGPTGLGSPKGIGAF, from the coding sequence GTGCGCTTCACGATCATCGCCGCCGCAGCGGCGCTTGCTGCGCTAACGGCCTGCACAAAGTCGACGAGCGTGCTGCCGCTGGCGTCGAGCGCGTCATGCCGGCCGCACACGCAGCGAGCCGTTTCGACCGTGTCTCAAACTGCATCCACCGTGCCGCAGTACCCGATGGCGGCCCCGACTCGCGCGACGGCCGCGCAGTTAGGACTCTGGCCGCGCGAAGGACCGTCGCTCCGAGTGTGCGGCGACGTGGGGAAGGGTTTTGCGCGCTGCCAAGCCTGGTTACGTACCGACATTCAACGGGAGATTCAGCCGGACACGCCCGGCGGTTACGCCCCCAGCGATCTCCAAACCGCATACGGGCTAATCGCCGCCAGCAAGAATGATGGCGACGGGCAGACCGTCGCGATCGTCGACGCGTACGACGATCCGAACGCAGCGTCCGATCTGAGCGTTTACCGTTCGCGGTACGGTCTGCCGGCATGCCCCGCCGACAACGGATGCTTCAGCCAGCAGAAATACACGTCGCAAACGAACGCCGGGTGGGCCGGAGAAGAGTCGGTCGACGTCGATATGGTTTCGGCCATCTGTCCCAACTGTAAGATTCTCCTGGTAGAAGCGGCGTCGGCGAGCATCGGCGATCTCACCACGGCCGAGAGATACGCCACCGCTCATGCCGACTACGTCAGCAACAGCTGGAGCGGAAACGAGGGAACGACGACCTACGACGGCGACTACAGGGCCAACTGCGGCGCGATCGTGGCCGCGACCGGCGATGCCGGTCACGACGCCACGGCCCAATGGCCTGCAATACTTCCGCGCGTCATCGGCGTCGGCGGCACGAGCTTGACGTCGATCAGCCCACGCGCGGAAACCGCGTGGCTACGCGCAGGCAGCGGCTGCAGCAAGATTTACGCCAAGCCCGGCTTCCAGGCCGGTTCGAACACTGGTTGCGCGATGCGCGCGGAGGCGGACGCCTCGGCCGATGCGGATCCCCGCACGGGCGTTGCTGTTTACGACACGTTTCACCACGGCGGATGGCTTGTCTTTGGCGGAACGTCGGTCGCCACACCGATCGTCGCGTCGGTCTTCGCGCTCGCGGGAAACGATGCCGGCGATCCAGTGGCAAACTTGTACTCACATGCCTCGAGCTTGAACGACGTCACGTCGGGAAGCGACGGCGCGTGCGGCGCGCCGCTCTGCGTCGCAGGCCCCGGTTGGGACGGTCCAACCGGACTCGGCAGCCCCAAGGGCATTGGCGCATTCTAG